The Methanocella arvoryzae MRE50 DNA window TTCGTGCCGGGGAAGATGTTCTCCACAGCCTGCCGGACCTTCTCTTCCAGCTCGGTCGGGAACAGCAGCGTCGACACCGTGGTCTCGATGCACTCCTTCCTGATCACCGAGCGGATCTCGCTCTGGAACTTCTCGATCGGGTCCAGATTTACGACGGACTTCGTCGCCGCCTCTATGGCGAGGCCCATACCCCATGACAGTTCCCTCTCGTCCCGCTGCTTCAGCCACTCAGGAGTGCCCTGATCGTCCGCCCTCATTCTCTTCCGCAGCCTGTCCAGCCGCAACTCGAACGGGGCGTCGATTTTCACCAGCGTAAAGTTGTCCCCGAAAGCCTTCCTGAACGTCTCCACCTCGGCGATCCCCCTGATGCCGTCGATGACGACGACCCGGGCGCCCAGCGCCTGGATCTTCGGAATGCAGCGCTTTGCGATGGCGTCCATGCCCTCGTCCTTGCGCAGCTGATTGGCGACCCCGCCCACGTTCTCGTCCGTCGGCGCCAGCCCCCTGTTCTTGACCTCTTCCCTGAGCACGTCTCCCATGATGATGACCGGGAGGCCCATGGACCGGGCGACATCCGAGGCCACGGACTTGCCCGCCCCCGGCATACCCACGAACGCAATGACCTTCATGAAAATAATTCCTCTCTATATTTGCTGGAAGTCTTAACTGGTTCTAGATAATAATACTTGTGTCCTCTTAAGTTTCGGTGTACGCTACAGCGTGAGCTCCAGACCAGGGCGATGCGCAACAGCAATACGAACGCTGCGCTGTGCGTTCTCTGGTTGCCTGGGTGTGGTGTGACAGCAATACGAACGCTGCGCTGTGCAAAACCTCACAGATGCCACAGATTGAAACAGAATCCACAGATTTCTAATGGATAGCACAGATGACGCTCGATTCCACAGATAACTAAAAAATATTTTGATCGATTACTCCTATAATCGCTATCGGTAATCTAATAACATTGCGTGTTCCTTCTGTGATATCGTGTAGTAATCTGTGGATTCAGCAGAGAAATCTGTGGAATCAATCGCAATCCGTGGAATCTGTGAGGATTGGCACAGCGCAGCGTTCGTTTTGCTGTCTCGGGGGAGCCTGTGCAATCAAGTAATGCACAGCACAGCGTTCGTTTTGCTGTCTCGGGGGAGCCTGTGCAATCATGTAAGGTACAGCGCAGTGTTCGACAACATTCACGTGCTCTGATGGGAAGGGCTGCAATAGTATTCACTCCAGGCGCCTGCCGGGAAATATTTCCGCATCTGCGGGAATAAAAACGAAAAATTTTTGTCTGTTAAGCTTTAATTTATATCTCAGAAGGCTAGTGACTACCATGAGCTACGAAGAGATGATCCTGAGCACGATTAAGAAAGTATACGCCATCAGGGCGTCGATCGAGAAGCGGACTGAAGAGCATCTCGCCGGTTCGCTGCCGTTGATCGGCTATATCCTCGTGGGGCTGGCCGGGACATCCCTGTCGAAAGACCAGGTAAAGGATGTATCCGCCTTTATCACGGCCACGTGCACGA harbors:
- a CDS encoding AAA family ATPase; this translates as MKVIAFVGMPGAGKSVASDVARSMGLPVIIMGDVLREEVKNRGLAPTDENVGGVANQLRKDEGMDAIAKRCIPKIQALGARVVVIDGIRGIAEVETFRKAFGDNFTLVKIDAPFELRLDRLRKRMRADDQGTPEWLKQRDERELSWGMGLAIEAATKSVVNLDPIEKFQSEIRSVIRKECIETTVSTLLFPTELEEKVRQAVENIFPGTKLTLIQKPGYVDRLEGRAPSLEELHCLLREQKILDTARNSMYAGKKGNEIEFQLNKQAALMGYVNFLDHEVALGGIDVTIVDDEPELIIDWLAPRTAEGRPVQEIDL